A region from the Mya arenaria isolate MELC-2E11 chromosome 2, ASM2691426v1 genome encodes:
- the LOC128243481 gene encoding pentatricopeptide repeat-containing protein 1, mitochondrial-like — translation MSGLLAKLRLTKTAGCTWSKYAWMKRRLLQSKWSVLRSPAESHLFQPVYQHAATFSSYFDETCYQDTKIKSFKKKNNTFNENKSFDTRKESHRKFKKHGFNDETFRKEKSFDTRNDQVKEYRKPFKKDTRHNNETYRKFKNPEFEDETFREENSFDTRSDRMKEYRKPFKKDTRQNNETFRKFKKPEFEDETFHRENSFDTRNNRMREYGKPISKETSLKELHGKKFYKDPELSFDGEDDGHNNRNFPSTENGHLQLDIQDAELSLRLDAEDSGESMSPDVNIRRSKPTKSDRTVKPSKINRSEYKREGIESKRNDSANKWIDTFGTMSPDEDLGSVTVNTAEKNLSYKSLEKEDKNDELGFLNHIRLSRYDDRKDHRHTRRQPPVWYARQIMKFEKQGKVKEAIEVFDKWMIQNDRVMPNGYEMSILIRLLGRCGYTLKAFKLYKQMHKMGVFVRPQTYTSLFNACINSPWPEQDGLKHARQLRQAMLFSRYKPNYIIYQAMIQAFGRCGDLNTAFSLADEVAQLKVDDNLLNCLLMACISDKTSGFRHAILVWRKMLDMGVRPSLNSFNLLLRTVKECGIGQAATFVEAITGETATFSPSLTEETRTFAPTQSNGSHDFQVSDKSGGVKITNINRISGSLKSMKKERQLMDTKLQSDSNTNDNLELRKDCQLQNDVYARSEFVEIDSFLDRYDHSLTDDLGVSDHSGEIGLVEADFDEEKCDDDELEAAIDLDAVQGSSAVSKEMSEMSTAIEENKPWWEFDVFFDGDSTSEVELKEVLPSLPDILDPRDNSPMPNLNYKCVDGPIERFALLGGINGFLKSLSRHGLKPDLITFSQMVAAIPLKDAGAKDMIIALCMSESKTDTDFYNHLIREVVRQNQKPMALSMATEIVKTMKSQGLVPNIRTYGVLAHCCKDRQDGMRLLDEMEAANLMPTALVFSNLFFTANRHFAYKRDLLLKMQEMGVKPSEHFILIAEQFLMRVKAESHTLNSRVMKDFMFYIKVYERWCKHNAVEVPDHPWKTFREEKKDTQEQA, via the exons ATGTCTGGTTTGCTGGCTAAATTAAGATTGACAAAGACAGCCGGTTGTACATGGTCAAAGTATGCTTGGATGAAAAGGCGTCTACTACAATCTAAATGGTCAGTCCTGCGGTCACCGGCTGAAAGCCACCTTTTCCAGCCAGTATATCAACATGCAGCTACATTCTCTTCATATTTTGATGAGACTTGTTATcaagatacaaaaataaaaagctttaagaagaagaataacaccttcaatgaaaacaaatcattcgATACAAGGAAAGAATCACATAGGAAGTTTAAAAAACATGGTTTTAATGATGAGACCTTcagaaaagaaaaatcattcGATACAAGAAATGATCAAGTGAAGGAATACAGAAAACCCTTTAAGAAGGACACTCGCcataacaatgaaacatatagGAAGTTTAAAAACCCTGAATTTGAGGATGAAACCTTCCGAGAAGAAAACTCATTTGATACAAGAAGTGATCGAATGAAGGAATACAGAAAACCCTTTAAAAAGGACACTCGCCagaacaatgaaacatttaggaAGTTTAAAAAACCTGAATTTGAAGATGAAACCTTCCATAGAGAAAACTCCTTTGATACTAGAAATAATCGAATGAGAGAATACGGAAAACCTATAAGTAAAGAAACCAGCCTTAAAGAATTGCACGGGAAAAAATTCTACAAAGACCCTGAACTTAGCTTCGACGGTGAAGATGATGGCCATAATAATCGCAATTTTCCTTCAACAGAAAATGGACATCTACAGCTTGACATTCAAGATGCTGAACTCAGCCTAAGGCTGG ATGCAGAAGACTCCGGTGAGAGCATGAGTCCGGATGTTAACATCAGAAGGTCAAAACCAACAAAATCGGACAGAACTGTAAAGCCTTCTAAAATTAACAGATCTGAGTACAAGAGGGAAGGCATTGAAAGTAAAAg GAATGACTCCGCTAATAAATGGATAGATACATTTGGTACGATGTCTCCAGATGAGGACTTGGGTAGTGTTACAGTGAATACAGCGGAGAAAAACCTGAG TTACAAAAGCCTTGAAAAGGAGGACAAAAATGATGAGTTGGGATTTCTCAACCATATAAGATTGAGTCGCTACGATGACCGCAAGGACCATCGCCATACCCGTCGCCAACCGCCAGTGTGGTACGCCAGGCAAATCATGAAGTTTGAGAAACAGGGGAAG GTAAAGGAGGCGATCGAGGTGTTTGACAAGTGGATGATACAGAACGACCGGGTGATGCCAAATGGGTATGAGATGTCAATTCTTATTAGACTACTGGGCCGTTGTGGATACACCTTAAAGGCTTTTAAACTGTACAAGCAG ATGCACAAGATGGGTGTGTTTGTTCGACCACAGACCTACACCAGTCTCTTTAATGCTTGTATCAACTCCCCCTGGCCCGAACAGGATGGACTCAAACACGCTAGACAGCTACGTCAAGCCATGCTGTTCTCCAGATACAAACCCAATTACATTATATACCAGGCTATGATTCAAG CGTTTGGTAGATGTGGTGACCTGAACACGGCCTTTAGCCTAGCTGATGAAGTGGCCCAGTTAAAAGTTGATGACAACTTATTGAACTGCCTCCTCATGGCGTGCATATCGGACAAAACGTCAGGATTTAGGCATGCCATTCTT gTTTGGAGAAAGATGTTGGATATGGGAGTGAGGCCAAGCCTGAACAGTTTCAACCTTTTGCTGCGTACTGTGAAAGAGTGCGGCATTGGTCAGGCAGCAACTTTTGTCGAGGCCATTACTGGGGAAACGGCAACCTTTTCACCATCCCTTACTGAGGAAACCAGGACATTTGCACCGACCCAATCAAATGGGTCACATGATTTTCAGGTGTCAGACAAAAGTGGTGGTGtgaaaattacaaatattaataGAATAAGTGGAAGTTTGAAATCCATGAAAAAAGAGAGACAATTAATGGATACCAAGTTACAGAGTGATTCAAATACCAATGATAATCTGGAGTTAAGAAAAGATTGCCAGTTACAGAATGATGTTTATGCTAGGTCAGAGTTTGTTGAAATTGACTCATTCTTAGATCGGTATGATCATTCACTGACTGACGATTTAGGAGTTAGTGATCACAGTGGAGAGATAGGTCTAGTTGAAGCTGACTTTGACGAGGAGAAgtgtgatgatgatgaactaGAAGCAGCTATTGACTTAGATGCTGTACAGGGATCATCGGCGGTGTCGAAAGAAATGAGTGAAATGTCTACAGCTATCGAAGAAAATAAACCTTGGTGGGAATTTGATGTATTCTTTGATGGTGATAGTACTTCAGAGGTGGAACTAAAGGAAGTTTTACCTTCATTACCAGATATTCTGGATCCCAGGGACAATAGTCCCATGCCAAATCTGAACTATAAATGTGTTGACGGGCCTATTGAGAGATTCGCATTGCTTGGGGGGATTAATGGGTTTCTGAAGTCATTGTCACGCCACGGTCTTAAACCCGATTTGATAACATTCAGTCAGATGGTTGCGGCAATTCCGTTGAAGGATGCGGGAGCGAAAGATATGATCATTGCCCTGTGTATGTCAGAGTCAAAAACTGACACAGACTTCTATAACCATCTGATACGAGAAGTGGTTAGACAGAACCAGAAACCTATGGCATTGAGCATGGCCACG GAGATTGTTAAAACGATGAAATCACAGGGTTTGGTTCCCAACATTAGAACGTATGGGGTACTGGCACATTGCTGTAAGGACAGACAGGATGGAATGAGGCTACTGGATGAAATGGAG GCAGCGAACCTGATGCCTACAGCGCTAGTCTTCAGTAACCTATTCTTCACGGCAAATCGGCACTTTGCGTACAAACGAGACTTGTTGCTTAAGATGCAGGAAATGGGTGTGAAGCCCTCGGAACACTTCATACTAATAGCTGAGCAGTTTCTAATGAGAGTCAAGGCCGAGTCACACACT ttgaatTCAAGGGTGATGAAGgatttcatgttttacataaaagtgTACGAAAGGTGGTGTAAGCACAATGCTGTGGAAGTCCCGGACCATCCGTGGAAAACATTCCGGGAAGAGAAGAAAGATACACAGGAACAAgcttag